A part of Winslowiella toletana genomic DNA contains:
- a CDS encoding M24 family metallopeptidase produces MQQHNNVIQGSESAFSAGEYSQRIQRARERLNAAGVEVMIVTGPENIFWLTGQQTPGYYTFQALLLPVEGEPVFVIRQLEYFNFIANTFISDAAIYQDGDNPVEFLVGKLQQQGWLNKRIGLDKRGWFLPVAVYEALQSKLGNIADTAGVIEPLRAVKSAAEVEKIASAARYVDAGMRAGMAAIRSGADENALVSAMMGAAIAAGSEYVGMEPLVSSGPRSGVPHGTWRRRVMQDNDPVFLEMAAAHDRYHAALMRSAWLGRPPAVAIEMEKVCQEALQAALDAIRPGATCEAPHLACQQVIDRAGFTDNFKKRTGYSIGVSFAPDWGEGGILSLYSGVTTELQPGMTFHIPPALRIYGEFTVGVSETVVVTETGYRQLGSLARPLTLL; encoded by the coding sequence ATGCAACAACACAATAATGTGATTCAGGGTAGTGAATCTGCTTTTAGCGCCGGGGAGTATAGCCAGCGCATACAGCGTGCCCGCGAGCGCTTAAACGCCGCAGGTGTCGAGGTGATGATCGTTACCGGGCCGGAAAATATCTTCTGGCTGACCGGGCAGCAAACCCCTGGTTATTACACCTTTCAGGCACTGCTGTTGCCGGTGGAAGGCGAGCCGGTGTTTGTTATCCGCCAGCTGGAGTATTTCAACTTTATCGCCAACACCTTTATCTCTGATGCCGCGATTTATCAGGACGGGGATAACCCGGTGGAGTTTCTGGTCGGCAAACTACAGCAGCAGGGCTGGCTGAACAAACGCATTGGTCTGGATAAGCGTGGCTGGTTTTTGCCGGTGGCGGTGTATGAAGCGCTGCAAAGTAAGCTGGGGAATATTGCTGATACCGCAGGGGTGATTGAGCCGCTGCGCGCGGTGAAATCGGCAGCGGAAGTGGAAAAAATTGCCAGCGCGGCGCGTTATGTCGATGCCGGGATGCGTGCCGGTATGGCGGCTATTCGCAGCGGCGCCGATGAAAACGCGCTGGTGTCGGCAATGATGGGTGCGGCGATCGCGGCCGGTTCTGAATATGTCGGCATGGAACCTCTGGTCTCCAGCGGCCCGCGCAGCGGCGTTCCTCATGGCACCTGGCGTCGGCGCGTGATGCAGGATAACGATCCGGTATTTCTGGAAATGGCCGCCGCACACGATCGCTATCATGCAGCACTGATGCGCTCGGCCTGGCTGGGACGTCCACCGGCTGTCGCCATTGAGATGGAAAAAGTGTGTCAGGAAGCGTTGCAGGCCGCGCTGGACGCTATTCGTCCGGGGGCGACCTGTGAAGCGCCGCATCTTGCCTGTCAGCAGGTAATTGATCGCGCCGGATTTACCGACAACTTCAAAAAGCGCACGGGTTACTCGATTGGCGTCTCGTTTGCGCCGGACTGGGGCGAGGGCGGTATTCTCAGCCTGTATAGCGGCGTCACCACCGAACTGCAACCCGGTATGACTTTCCATATTCCCCCGGCCCTGCGCATTTACGGCGAGTTTACCGTAGGCGTCAGTGAAACCGTGGTGGTGACTGAAACGGGCTATCGCCAGCTCGGTAGTCTGGCCCGTCCATTAACTCTGCTGTAA
- a CDS encoding mandelate racemase/muconate lactonizing enzyme family protein produces MKARLWRGDLHYAGVTLHTAASGAVNALDTLWLTLEDHGVEGLGEVRLNIQYLHGYSAQSVLSNVRQALTQWDWRCDAITLLQQVHAAESGLLAPTRMLLDMALHDLLARREQQSLAAWLGAPLADAHYGTNQTLFWGSETQLLTQAHQYVARGFTQLKLRTGVGDFATDMARLQRLRQVFGDRISLAIDVNGQWSLADAHYAITQLKTLQLSYIEQPLAPADDQQLAELTRYGIPIMLDESLNSDAAIAWLAAQNGAIWGHLKLVKLGGIAPTLAAARRLQMASVPFMIGQMNEGHAATAAALQLCRVVQPAFAELYGADGLTNDPVSGLTYRHGHIAVADSPGLGVHFDAAHAIFLQEFSDATTQ; encoded by the coding sequence GTGAAAGCGCGGTTATGGCGTGGTGATCTGCATTATGCCGGTGTGACCTTGCATACCGCGGCGTCCGGAGCGGTCAATGCGCTGGATACCCTGTGGCTGACGCTGGAAGATCACGGCGTTGAAGGGCTTGGCGAGGTGCGTCTCAATATTCAGTATCTGCATGGTTACAGCGCGCAAAGCGTGCTGAGCAATGTCAGGCAGGCATTAACGCAATGGGACTGGCGCTGCGACGCCATCACGCTGTTGCAGCAGGTCCATGCTGCGGAAAGCGGCTTGCTGGCGCCGACGCGTATGCTGCTGGATATGGCGCTGCACGATTTACTGGCGCGCCGCGAGCAGCAAAGCCTCGCCGCCTGGCTTGGCGCACCGCTGGCTGACGCGCACTACGGCACCAACCAGACACTGTTCTGGGGCAGCGAAACGCAGCTGCTGACGCAGGCGCATCAATATGTTGCCCGCGGATTCACCCAGTTGAAATTGCGTACCGGCGTCGGGGATTTCGCCACTGATATGGCGCGGCTACAGCGGCTGCGGCAGGTGTTTGGCGACCGCATCTCACTGGCCATCGACGTTAATGGTCAGTGGTCGCTGGCGGATGCGCATTATGCCATCACGCAGTTAAAGACGCTGCAGCTGAGCTATATCGAGCAACCTCTTGCCCCGGCAGACGACCAGCAGCTTGCTGAGCTGACGCGCTACGGCATCCCGATCATGCTGGATGAAAGTCTTAACAGCGATGCCGCAATCGCATGGCTTGCCGCGCAGAACGGTGCGATCTGGGGCCATCTGAAACTGGTGAAACTGGGCGGTATTGCCCCCACGCTGGCCGCCGCACGACGTCTGCAGATGGCCAGCGTGCCTTTTATGATCGGTCAGATGAATGAAGGCCATGCGGCGACAGCTGCGGCGCTGCAATTGTGTCGCGTCGTGCAGCCCGCCTTTGCCGAACTGTATGGCGCAGACGGCTTAACCAATGATCCGGTCAGCGGACTGACCTATCGCCACGGGCATATCGCCGTGGCTGACTCTCCCGGCCTGGGCGTGCATTTCGATGCCGCACACGCCATTTTCCTTCAGGAGTTTAGTGATGCAACAACACAATAA
- a CDS encoding M20 family metallopeptidase, whose protein sequence is MTTYQVDSVRMKKDLATLVAINTENPPGQEREAAECVAGWLRAAGFDLSFSEYAAGRTNVIAVLKNGPGPCFAFNTHLDTVPAGQGWSSDPFTLTEREGRLYGRGACDAKGPLVAMVEALRLLASRRENWSGTLMAVFTADEEVASEGAKFYVKDAPPAIDYAVIGEPTSNATFSAHKGSLRPRVRVKGVTAHSGTPELGINAIYQAGRLLGLIEDAHHQQVRCRCHALVGNASLTVTRIQGGHADNVVPDSCELLLDRRMVPGEDEAAVKAELQQLLNNACQQSGVEAEIVAWQPTTGGATETDASEAIVQHSLNACRRHGQPEAGPFGFQGGCDLVHFRALGAKGVVIGPGSLAMAHKPDEFVPVEEFIAAASVYLDIAIAMLQEPQS, encoded by the coding sequence ATGACGACTTACCAGGTTGACAGCGTACGGATGAAAAAAGATTTAGCCACGCTGGTTGCCATTAATACCGAGAATCCGCCGGGTCAGGAGCGCGAGGCTGCCGAATGTGTGGCGGGCTGGCTGCGCGCGGCCGGTTTTGATCTCTCTTTTAGTGAGTATGCGGCAGGCCGGACCAATGTGATTGCGGTGCTGAAGAATGGACCAGGTCCGTGTTTTGCCTTTAATACTCATCTTGATACCGTGCCTGCCGGGCAGGGCTGGAGCAGCGATCCCTTTACCTTAACGGAGCGTGAGGGGCGTTTATACGGGCGCGGCGCCTGTGACGCGAAAGGCCCGCTGGTGGCGATGGTTGAGGCGCTGCGTCTGCTGGCCTCGCGGCGTGAAAACTGGTCTGGCACCTTAATGGCGGTGTTTACCGCCGATGAAGAGGTGGCCAGTGAGGGCGCGAAGTTTTACGTCAAAGATGCGCCGCCCGCTATTGATTACGCGGTGATCGGTGAGCCAACTTCAAACGCCACCTTTTCCGCGCATAAAGGCAGCCTGCGACCGCGCGTGCGGGTGAAAGGCGTCACCGCGCACTCCGGTACACCGGAGCTGGGTATTAACGCCATTTACCAGGCCGGGCGGCTGCTGGGGTTAATTGAAGATGCACATCATCAGCAGGTGCGCTGCCGCTGCCATGCGCTGGTAGGTAACGCCAGTCTGACCGTCACCCGCATTCAGGGCGGCCATGCTGACAATGTGGTGCCGGACAGTTGTGAACTGCTGCTTGATCGCCGCATGGTGCCCGGCGAAGACGAAGCCGCAGTGAAAGCCGAATTGCAGCAGCTGTTGAACAATGCCTGTCAACAGAGCGGTGTAGAGGCGGAAATCGTTGCCTGGCAGCCAACCACCGGCGGCGCAACGGAAACCGACGCTAGCGAAGCGATCGTACAGCACAGCCTGAACGCCTGTCGCCGCCATGGTCAGCCAGAAGCGGGTCCGTTCGGTTTTCAGGGGGGCTGCGATCTGGTGCATTTTCGCGCTCTGGGGGCAAAAGGCGTGGTCATCGGCCCTGGCTCGCTGGCCATGGCGCATAAACCGGATGAGTTTGTGCCGGTTGAGGAGTTTATTGCCGCGGCGTCTGTTTATCTGGATATCGCCATTGCCATGCTGCAGGAGCCGCAATCGTGA
- a CDS encoding amino acid ABC transporter ATP-binding protein has protein sequence MSDAQKPLLEMIGIDKTFGRQMVLKSCSLSVNKGETVVLIGPSGSGKSTLLRCVNLLSPADSGDVFFGHQNVSRGEVPPHQLRQRIGMVFQNYELFSHLTAAENIMLAPMTVSGINRIEARKLAENLLAKVRINERADHFPDELSGGQQQRVAIARALAMKPELMLYDEPTSALDPEMIREVLDVMAELSAEGMTSMVVTHEMGFARRAANQILFMEEGEIIERANTHDFFTGQVSERAQRFLDQILH, from the coding sequence ATGAGTGATGCACAAAAACCGTTGCTGGAGATGATCGGCATCGACAAAACATTTGGCCGCCAGATGGTGCTGAAAAGCTGTTCGCTCAGCGTCAACAAGGGTGAAACCGTGGTGCTGATCGGGCCTTCCGGTTCAGGGAAATCCACGCTGCTGCGTTGTGTAAATCTGTTATCACCGGCCGACAGCGGCGATGTGTTTTTCGGCCACCAGAACGTCAGCCGTGGAGAGGTGCCGCCCCATCAGTTACGGCAGCGCATCGGCATGGTGTTCCAGAACTATGAACTGTTCTCACACCTCACCGCCGCCGAGAACATCATGCTGGCGCCGATGACGGTATCAGGAATCAACCGTATTGAGGCACGCAAACTGGCGGAAAATCTGCTGGCAAAAGTGCGCATTAATGAACGCGCCGATCACTTTCCCGATGAGCTATCCGGTGGACAACAGCAGCGCGTGGCGATCGCCCGTGCGCTGGCCATGAAGCCGGAGCTGATGCTGTATGACGAACCTACTTCGGCGCTGGATCCTGAAATGATCCGCGAGGTGCTGGATGTGATGGCCGAACTCAGCGCCGAAGGCATGACCAGTATGGTGGTGACCCATGAAATGGGGTTTGCCCGTCGTGCCGCCAACCAAATCCTGTTTATGGAAGAGGGAGAAATTATCGAGCGGGCCAATACCCACGACTTTTTTACCGGCCAGGTCAGCGAGCGCGCGCAGCGTTTTCTCGACCAGATTTTACATTGA
- a CDS encoding amino acid ABC transporter permease, whose protein sequence is MSIDLMWQYFLSPEFLRGAWMTLLITLCSLLCGVVLGLVLALLQEAPFRAAKGLAFFYLWLFRGTPVLFQIIFVYNVLPGFGLSFSAFTCAVLALSLNEGAYMAEILRSGLQAVKSGQRTAGQALGMTNAQIMRKIVLPQAARIVLPPMGNQMISMLKSSALVSVIAVQELLLVANQTASASFRYFEALCAAGIYYLLLTTLFMIFQSWLERVLDPRQRRIKSQKALSRLMKLPESVREAP, encoded by the coding sequence ATGTCGATTGATTTAATGTGGCAGTACTTCCTGTCGCCCGAGTTCCTTCGGGGCGCCTGGATGACACTGTTAATTACCTTGTGCTCGTTGTTGTGTGGCGTGGTGCTTGGACTGGTGCTGGCCTTGCTGCAGGAGGCGCCGTTCCGTGCCGCAAAAGGGCTGGCGTTTTTCTACCTGTGGCTGTTTCGCGGCACGCCGGTGCTGTTTCAAATCATTTTTGTTTACAACGTGCTGCCTGGCTTCGGCTTAAGTTTTTCCGCGTTTACCTGTGCGGTTCTGGCGCTTTCTCTTAATGAAGGCGCCTATATGGCAGAGATTCTGCGTTCAGGTTTGCAGGCAGTCAAAAGTGGTCAGCGCACCGCCGGGCAGGCATTAGGGATGACCAATGCGCAGATTATGCGCAAGATCGTACTGCCGCAGGCGGCGCGAATTGTGTTACCGCCGATGGGTAACCAGATGATCAGCATGCTGAAGTCGAGCGCGCTGGTCTCCGTTATCGCGGTACAGGAACTGCTGCTGGTGGCGAACCAGACGGCCAGCGCCAGTTTTCGCTACTTTGAAGCGTTGTGCGCCGCAGGCATCTATTACCTGCTGCTGACCACGCTGTTTATGATCTTCCAGTCCTGGCTTGAACGCGTGCTTGATCCCAGACAGCGGCGGATTAAAAGCCAGAAAGCATTGTCCCGCCTGATGAAACTGCCTGAATCCGTGCGGGAGGCGCCATGA
- a CDS encoding ABC transporter substrate-binding protein, translating to MNRINVKFRLSGVVLAVALSPLFSQAATQSVSPGKLTYGTAATFMPFEYVKDGKLSGFDIDLISALSARINLTPAPMPMEFKGLIPALQSKRLDIINSAMYVNPTRAAQVDFVPYLKIGSRVVVRKGNPEGITGRDLSLCGKNIAVTLGGIEESQARVDNSHCLEAKKPAINVMTFPAATDSAVAVAQGRADAEFLSTPGSVALLSEKPGMFEAVGPEFEADTHIAFAIRKGDSATRAQLEKGLASLVKDGTYRQLIEKWNFPDSVAIF from the coding sequence ATGAACCGCATAAATGTAAAGTTCCGCCTCAGCGGAGTAGTGCTGGCCGTTGCGTTGTCGCCATTATTCAGCCAGGCGGCGACGCAAAGTGTCAGTCCAGGCAAGCTGACTTATGGCACCGCGGCCACGTTTATGCCGTTTGAGTATGTGAAAGACGGCAAGCTCAGCGGATTTGATATCGATCTGATTAGCGCCTTGTCGGCACGGATCAACCTGACGCCTGCGCCAATGCCGATGGAGTTTAAAGGGTTAATCCCGGCACTGCAGAGCAAGCGGCTCGACATTATCAACTCCGCGATGTACGTCAACCCGACGCGTGCGGCGCAGGTGGATTTTGTGCCTTACCTGAAAATCGGCAGCCGCGTAGTGGTGCGCAAAGGCAACCCGGAGGGCATTACCGGTCGTGACCTGTCGCTGTGCGGCAAAAATATTGCGGTCACTCTGGGGGGCATCGAAGAGAGTCAGGCGCGAGTGGATAACAGCCACTGCCTTGAAGCGAAAAAGCCGGCGATTAATGTTATGACCTTTCCGGCCGCTACCGACTCCGCCGTCGCTGTGGCGCAGGGTCGCGCCGATGCTGAGTTCCTTTCTACGCCCGGTTCAGTGGCGTTGCTGAGCGAGAAGCCGGGGATGTTCGAAGCCGTCGGTCCTGAGTTTGAAGCAGATACCCATATCGCTTTCGCCATCCGTAAAGGGGATAGCGCAACCCGCGCGCAACTGGAGAAGGGGCTGGCAAGTCTGGTAAAGGATGGCACTTATCGGCAGCTGATTGAAAAGTGGAACTTCCCGGACTCCGTTGCCATTTTCTAA
- a CDS encoding GntR family transcriptional regulator codes for MQPDSTASSRRIARQLLDLIYEARFDPGHHLREQHLADALGVSRTPVRAGLKELTRLGVVESRPNQGFYLVKSGDQLQQLTIEQTKSNDQTLYELLVRDRLAGTLPESFTQTEISQRYDVDRGVLTRTLVLLSEDGLIARNAGHGWRFQQTLNSEVALRNSYGFRLMIEPAALLTPQLRMDRQLLKRLRAQHLRLITHADITQVPAKDIFETDASFHESLAEASGNLFVIQAIQQQNRLRRLMEFGSYHNKRRVKEWCEEHVAILDALRDNKHQLAAELMRKHLQVACDLVQIKQPGA; via the coding sequence ATGCAGCCTGACTCTACTGCCAGCAGTCGCCGGATAGCCCGACAACTGCTTGACCTGATATATGAAGCAAGATTCGATCCAGGTCATCATTTACGTGAACAACATCTGGCCGATGCGCTGGGTGTTTCACGTACGCCGGTGCGGGCCGGCCTGAAAGAGCTGACGCGTCTGGGAGTGGTCGAATCCCGTCCTAATCAGGGGTTCTATCTGGTTAAGAGCGGCGATCAACTGCAACAGCTGACCATTGAACAGACTAAAAGCAATGACCAGACGTTGTATGAACTGCTGGTGCGCGATCGCCTTGCCGGTACGCTACCGGAGTCATTTACCCAGACTGAAATCAGTCAGCGCTACGATGTCGACCGCGGCGTGCTGACGCGTACGCTGGTTTTGCTGTCGGAAGATGGCCTGATTGCGCGGAATGCAGGCCATGGCTGGCGTTTTCAGCAGACGCTAAATTCAGAAGTGGCGTTGCGAAACAGTTATGGTTTCCGCCTGATGATTGAACCCGCCGCGCTTCTGACGCCACAACTCAGGATGGACCGGCAGTTGCTGAAACGCCTGCGCGCCCAGCATTTACGGCTGATTACCCATGCGGATATTACCCAGGTTCCGGCTAAAGATATCTTTGAAACCGATGCCTCTTTCCATGAGTCGCTGGCGGAAGCCAGTGGCAATCTGTTTGTTATCCAGGCGATTCAGCAGCAGAACCGGCTGCGCCGCCTGATGGAATTTGGCAGCTATCACAATAAACGCCGCGTGAAAGAGTGGTGCGAGGAGCATGTCGCGATCCTGGATGCGTTACGTGATAACAAACATCAGCTGGCCGCCGAATTAATGAGAAAGCATCTGCAAGTGGCCTGTGACCTGGTACAAATTAAACAGCCCGGTGCATAA
- a CDS encoding SDR family oxidoreductase, with amino-acid sequence MDLQIQQRVALVCGAGSGLGQAIALSLAQEGVRVAVTGRNPDKLAETVALIQQQGGTAQAWRLDLAEPQLFDQVLNAIRQHWGDIDILMNNSGGPPPASAQGTDAALWQQQFTLMVGSLIELTDKLLPAMRQRRWGRVITSTSSGVITPIAGLALSNALRMSLLGWSKTLASEVASEGVTVNIMVPGRIATDRVSQLDAIKARRENSSAEVVAEKSRQSIPVGRYGQPHEYGATAAFLASQQASYITGSVIRVDGGMIDAI; translated from the coding sequence ATGGATTTGCAAATACAACAACGGGTCGCACTGGTTTGTGGCGCGGGCAGTGGCTTAGGCCAGGCGATTGCCCTCTCGCTGGCGCAGGAAGGTGTCAGGGTGGCGGTTACCGGCCGTAATCCCGACAAGCTGGCCGAGACCGTCGCATTAATTCAGCAGCAAGGCGGCACCGCACAAGCCTGGCGCCTGGATCTGGCTGAACCACAACTGTTTGACCAGGTGCTTAATGCTATTCGTCAGCACTGGGGCGATATTGATATTCTGATGAATAACTCGGGTGGCCCACCGCCAGCCAGTGCACAAGGCACTGACGCCGCATTGTGGCAGCAGCAGTTTACATTAATGGTGGGATCGCTAATCGAGCTTACTGATAAGCTACTGCCCGCCATGCGCCAGCGCCGCTGGGGAAGAGTGATTACCAGCACCTCTTCAGGCGTGATTACCCCGATTGCCGGGCTCGCGCTCTCTAATGCGCTGCGCATGAGTCTGCTGGGCTGGTCAAAAACCCTGGCCAGCGAAGTCGCCAGTGAGGGGGTAACGGTCAATATTATGGTGCCAGGCCGTATTGCCACCGATCGCGTCAGCCAGCTGGACGCGATTAAAGCCAGACGCGAAAACAGCAGCGCAGAAGTGGTGGCGGAAAAAAGCCGGCAAAGTATTCCTGTCGGCCGCTACGGCCAGCCGCACGAGTACGGTGCGACTGCGGCTTTTCTTGCCAGCCAGCAGGCCAGCTATATTACCGGCTCGGTCATCCGCGTGGATGGCGGCATGATAGATGCCATTTAG
- the cutC gene encoding copper homeostasis protein CutC, translating into MTKLEVCCYGVDCAITAEQAGADRIELCAAPKEGGLTPSFGSLKMARELVSIPVHPIVRPRGGDFCYSASEFSAMKSDVAAIRDLGFPGVVIGMLDEDAHIDMARMRQIMALCGEMAVTFHRAFDLCHSPKRSLQELTELGVARILTSGQQQSAESGIALLKELTHSSEGPIIMAGAGVRLSNLQKFLDVGIAELHSSASRLVASPMRYRKAGVSMCSDTETDEFSRYCVDGDVVEAMKGIINMNSVRVA; encoded by the coding sequence ATGACTAAATTGGAAGTATGCTGCTACGGAGTGGATTGTGCGATCACTGCAGAACAAGCCGGTGCCGATCGCATTGAACTCTGTGCCGCCCCTAAGGAGGGCGGGCTAACGCCATCATTTGGCAGCCTGAAAATGGCGCGAGAGCTGGTATCAATCCCTGTTCATCCGATTGTGCGTCCACGCGGTGGTGATTTTTGTTACTCCGCCAGCGAGTTTTCCGCGATGAAATCTGATGTGGCGGCAATCCGCGATCTGGGTTTCCCCGGTGTGGTGATTGGTATGCTGGATGAAGATGCCCATATTGATATGGCCAGAATGCGTCAGATTATGGCGTTGTGTGGTGAGATGGCGGTGACTTTTCATCGTGCTTTTGACCTGTGCCATAGTCCGAAACGTTCACTTCAGGAGTTGACCGAACTCGGCGTCGCGCGCATTCTGACTTCAGGGCAGCAACAAAGTGCGGAAAGCGGAATTGCATTACTGAAGGAACTAACTCACAGCAGCGAAGGTCCAATTATTATGGCAGGTGCAGGAGTGCGGTTAAGTAATCTGCAAAAGTTCCTCGACGTTGGCATTGCAGAGCTGCACAGCTCGGCCAGTCGTCTGGTGGCCTCTCCGATGCGTTACCGTAAAGCCGGTGTTTCGATGTGCTCTGATACCGAAACCGATGAATTCAGCCGTTATTGTGTCGATGGCGATGTGGTGGAAGCGATGAAAGGGATCATTAATATGAATTCCGTACGTGTAGCCTGA